A single region of the Garra rufa chromosome 6, GarRuf1.0, whole genome shotgun sequence genome encodes:
- the LOC141337412 gene encoding QRFP-like peptide receptor — protein MSDSSPTQHHRKTTMNLTPDQPPTLLYDLPRALDLQREPQNKSRSAPASFFNSTFFFQDNAALEWQLFLTIQEPGTIILTVLYSISFLVGFFGNVMSLKVLLGQHGSMRLSGASATRCLLINLAVCDLAVVCVCMPVTLGHRIYTPWVYGDFLCRAVPFTQAVSVSASVLSITVISISRYYAVHSPLQSRAYFTRRRILVSVTIVWVISSVICMPVAIVTRRDEVALIEGLAIVLPVCGEVWPQPRLRQAYNVLLFSALYCLPVGFNLTLAFLTCRRLRSTGTEGRFTELDPRSQALHETRLQGRKQIARMVAALVLLFALSWLPMYVTDIWLDRELRHPPDWLLQTRPFAQWLGLTNSSLNPFCYCFIGDLHRSAKALRLRLCGPSPASALALASLPKIFNLQNQEKSQGATADSSNNSCGEDGGNLNLSMWWTPSPTCESMSLPYHLRMTEAITLDT, from the coding sequence ATGAGTGATAGTTCACCCACTCAACATCACAGGAAAACCACTATGAACCTAACCCCAGATCAGCCACCAACCCTGCTCTACGACCTTCCCAGGGCACTGGACCTTCAGCGTGAACCTCAAAACAAGAGCAGGTCGGCTCCAGCCAGCTTCTTCAACAGCACCTTTTTCTTCCAGGATAATGCAGCTTTAGAATGGCAGCTGTTCCTCACCATCCAAGAGCCTGGCACCATTATCTTGACTGTCCTGTACTCTATTTCCTTCCTTGTGGGTTTTTTTGGCAATGTCATGTCCCTCAAAGTCCTACTGGGCCAGCATGGAAGCATGCGACTGTCGGGTGCTAGCGCCACCCGTTGCCTGCTGATAAACTTAGCGGTGTGCGACCTGGCAGTGGTTTGCGTGTGCATGCCGGTGACCCTGGGCCACCGCATCTATACACCATGGGTGTACGGGGACTTCCTTTGCCGTGCGGTGCCCTTCACACAAGCGGTGTCTGTTTCCGCCAGCGTCCTAAGCATCACGGTTATCAGCATCAGTCGATACTACGCAGTTCACTCACCACTACAATCCCGTGCCTACTTCACTCGTCGGCGCATCCTTGTCTCCGTCACAATCGTGTGGGTTATCTCCTCTGTGATCTGCATGCCAGTCGCCATTGTTACAAGGCGTGATGAAGTAGCTTTAATTGAAGGGCTTGCCATCGTGCTGCCCGTCTGTGGAGAGGTATGGCCTCAACCGCGCTTGCGACAAGCGTACAACGTCCTGCTGTTCAGCGCTCTCTACTGCCTACCCGTTGGGTTTAATCTCACTCTAGCCTTCCTTACGTGTCGTCGGCTGCGTAGCACTGGTACAGAGGGACGGTTCACAGAGTTAGACCCGCGTTCCCAGGCACTTCATGAAACAAGGCTGCAAGGGCGCAAACAGATCGCACGTATGGTCGCAGCTTTGGTGCTGCTCTTCGCTCTCTCATGGTTGCCAATGTATGTGACTGATATTTGGCTGGATCGCGAGTTGCGCCATCCACCGGACTGGCTCCTTCAGACCAGACCCTTTGCACAATGGTTGGGCCTCACCAACTCTTCTCTCAACCCTTTTTGCTACTGCTTCATTGGTGACCTCcaccgctcagccaaggctttgCGTTTGCGCCTCTGCGGCCCGTCTCCGGCCTCTGCGCTGGCTCTGGCCTCGCTTCCGAAAATATTCAACTTGCAGAATCAAGAGAAATCTCAAGGGGCCACTGCCGACAGCTCAAACAACTCCTGTGGGGAGGACGGTGGGAACTTGAATCTGTCGATGTGGTGGACTCCATCTCCTACATGTGAGTCCATGAGCTTGCCTTACCATTTAAGAATGACTGAGGCGATAACACTGGATACATAG